A stretch of Pangasianodon hypophthalmus isolate fPanHyp1 chromosome 9, fPanHyp1.pri, whole genome shotgun sequence DNA encodes these proteins:
- the nfat5a gene encoding nuclear factor of activated T-cells 5a isoform X1: MPSDFIALLSTDIDLNSPKSLYSKESVYDLLPKELQLPLASQDSHIMSQKSGGEAGPLPSAAVASDAVTAGVVSSSPGGHNSASSCPSMHCATSAPEQSSRLHCLPVEVLGAEPGSASGISGTGGNDGVGAAAHQTPSKRRTVLNISPPPEDLLDDSRMSCQDEVTLNPDSEQSGSIWMDDSVSNFSMLSNSSYNDNTEVPRKSRKRTPRQRPGPKPVARDESTMDVFDADSAKAPHFVLSQLGSEGKGSLKGSTLEVAGSQKGGILSTQYPQKSEGKELKILVQPETQHRARYLTEGSRGSVKDRTQQGFPTVKLEGVNEPVVLQVFVANDAGRVKPHGFYQACKVTGRNTTACKEVDIEGTTVIEVSLEPSNSMTLAVDCVGILKLRNADVEARIGVAGSKKKSTRARLAFRVNIPRPDGSVLTLQTLSSPILCTQPAGVPEILKKSLHTCSVTGGEEVFIIGKNFLKGTKVIFQEIATDDSSWQAEAEIDMELFHQNHLVVKVPPYHDLTVTSPVSVGISVLTNAGRTHDLQSFTYTPQPEKVDVPVKSELSVTAKPCTFEEQINAMQTGANSLNNTLMAPMISIVKREEVTPMEISTNSTTSNIFKPAEVLNSDPQILEITTILPTSPVPLPSVDSQQSVPPMFVPPPEPLTAIQKQDIPPTPSFQVSLSEDATVLQPVPPQVPQQFLRETPETLSPEDNSPDGTGMVVMGMESRPPPSQQPQVQNILPQDEVEQLERAVRELQEQQQLNSVIYDSNPSAENLQQHVQENMNSLRLGGNENTLTNQQQQQQEHNILQNLQHQHQKALVDLQHQQTFLKNLQQQQKVLENYQQQQQSHQKVLENLQHQKVLGDIQQQSSLVNIQHQKVLDNLQQQQQHQQNLEKLQQEQQHQEVLENLQKQLQSELLQPQIPMQCTPSYPVVPQDQMSEHQSTTQIDGSLSQPSDGFLQNSSPQPQQQTLFQQARGLLTIQTSSFLQQPPSQTSPPQQLFQSHTPITDTQEPQTGLFGTSKATQVQPALFPNTVTMLTSTNLSSEQQAPSTTLFISQGVLHSQITSNNSQNQQQQQIAFLTPMETSTSATQSVSLFQGQPQLSTPMEQHSSQSQQIPTPQQASLFQNISTISQSQGQQQPQPGLLFCATPVNPQDLPQTLLFSTQNQGPMGGNPLPQNIFQEQQPMQVVPSPGNITADNPTSQSTVSSSQSTQSPQILFPQASVVNVAQQDSTEPMSFQDETSVVGHSSAGMPTTQPGLFQDQQPMQVVPSASNCASVPSTDQGTVNIFLPQAAISALQSGVGTQELPQTATATAMFSGQGGVAIGGLQSSPATSSQQNPDSIFQTALGGTLNQPGQPGQTGLFIFEIPTECGPLLTPPGPTLTDQLVTMGHPRSDHNQNQLQNSAQIHSLLEQSNNLSEKIDELLEQFEEQGKTLPRDFLQQ; encoded by the exons aGTCAGTGTATGACCTCCTGCCTAAAGAACTTCAGCTTCCTCTAGCCTCACAGGACAGCCACATCATGAGCCAGAAGAGTGGTGGAGAGGCAGGCCCTCTTCCCTCTGCTGCAGTGGCTTCAG ATGCAGTCACTGCCGGTGTTGTTTCATCCTCCCCTGGAGGGCACAACAGTGCTTCTTCCTGTCCCAGCATGCACTGTGCTACTTCAGCTCCAGAGCAGTCTTCCAGGCTCCACTGTCTCCCTGTCGAGGTTCTGGGAGCGGAGCCTGGTTCAGCTTCTGGTATCAGTGGGACTGGTGGGAATGATGGTGTCGGAGCAGCGGCCCATCAGACACCCTCAAAGCGACGCACTGTACTTAACATCTCTCCACCGCCAGAAGACCTGCTTGACGACAGCCGCATGTCCTGCCAGGATGAGGTAACACTCAACCCAGACTCTGAGCAGAGCGGCAGCATATGGATGGACGACTCCGTTTCAAACTTTAGCATGCTGAGCAACAGTTCGTACAATGACAACACTGAGGTTCCTCGGAAATCCCGTAAGCGAACTCCCCGCCAGAGGCCAGGCCCGAAGCCTGTGGCCAGAGATGAATCAACCATGGATGTGTTTGATGCTGACAGCGCTAAAGCTCCACACTTTGTACTTTCACAACTTGGCTCTGAAGGAAAGGGCAGTCTCAAAGGGAG CACCCTGGAGGTGGCTGGCAGTCAGAAAGGTGGAATTCTTTCAACACAGTATCCGCAAAAGAGTGAGGGGAAAGAACTAAAGATTCTAGTACAGCCTGAGACACAACACCGAGCACGATACCTTACAGAGGGCAGCAGAGGATCCGTCAAAGACCGCACACAGCAAGGCTTCCCCACAGTCAAA TTAGAGGGTGTGAATGAACCAGTTGTTCTCCAAGTGTTTGTGGCTAATGATGCTGGACGTGTAAAGCCTCATGGCTTCTATCAAGCATGTAAAGTGACTGGACGTAACACGACGGCCTGTAAAGAGGTGGATATCGAAGGGACCACAGTTATTGAAGTGAGCCTTGAGCCGAGCAACTCCATGACTTTAGC AGTGGACTGTGTTGGGATATTGAAATTGAGGAATGCAGATGTTGAAGCCCGAATAGGAGTGGCTGGCTCTAAAAAGAAAAGTACCCGGGCTCGTTTAGCATTCAGAGTTAACATCCCCAGACCGGATGGCTCTGTCCTCACCCTGCAGACCCTTTCTTCGCCAATCCTCTGTA CCCAACCTGCTGGAGTGCCTGAAATTCTCAAAAAGAGTCTTCATACCTGCTCAGTGACTGGAGGAGAAGAAGTCTTCATTATTGGCAAGAACTTCCTTAAGGGAACCAAAGTTATTTTTCAGGAAATTGCCACAG ATGATAGCTCGTGGCAGGCTGAAGCAGAGATTGACATGGAACTTTTCCATCAA AATCACCTAGTTGTAAAGGTGCCTCCTTATCATGACCTGACAGTGACCTCACCTGTATCAGTTGGAATCTCTGTGTTGACAAATGCAGGAAGAACACATGACCTACAGTCTTTCACCTATACTCCTCAGCCAG AAAAAGTTGATGTTCCAGTGAAGTCAGAATTGTCAGTAACAGCCAAGCCTTGCACTTTTGAAGAGCAGATAAATG CAATGCAAACTGGCGCCAACAGTCTTAACAATACCTTGATGGCCCCAATGATATCCATAGTCAAAAGGGAAGAAGTAACCCCAATGGAAATCTCTACCAATTCTACGACATCTAACATTTTTAAG CCTGCAGAGGTCCTTAATTCAGACCCACAGATTTTGGAAATTACCACCATACTTCCTACTAGCCCTGTGCCTCTGCCATCTGTTGACTCTCAACAGTCAGTGCCCCCAATGTTTGTACCTCCTCCAGAACCCCTTACAGCAATTCAGAAACAGGATATACCCCCTACGCCTTCCTTTCAAGTCTCCTTGTCAGAAGACGCCACTGTTCTTCAGCCCGTGCCCCCACAGGTCCCTCAGCAGTTCTTGAGGGAAACCCCTGAGACTTTGTCACCAGAAGACAACAGTCCAGATGGCACAGGAATGGTGGTAATGGGGATGGAGTCTAGGCCTCCCCCTTCCCAGCAACCCCAGGTCCAGAACATTTTGCCTCAAGATGAGGTAGAACAGCTGGAAAGAGCTGTTAGGGAGTTgcaagaacaacagcaacttAATTCTGTGATTTATGATTCAAACCCTTCTGCTGAAAACCTCCAGCAACATGTCCAGGAAAACATGAACAGTTTAAGGCTGGGTGGCAACGAGAACACTTTGACCaatcaacagcagcagcaacaagaACATAATATATTACAGAATCTGCAGCATCAGCATCAAAAAGCTCTAGTTGATCTGCAGCATCAACAAACATTCTTGAAGAATCTGCAACAGCAACAAAAGGTCTTGGAGAACTATCAGCAACAGCAACAGTCACATCAGAAAGTTCTGGAAAACCTGCAGCACCAGAAGGTTCTTGGGGATATTCAGCAACAAAGCTCTTTGGTGAATATTCAGCATCAGAAAGTACTTGATAATctgcaacagcaacaacagcatcAGCAGAATCTAGAAAAACTTCAGCAAGAGCAACAACATCAAGAGGTCTTGGAAAACTTGCAGAAACAGTTACAATCAGAACTCTTACAGCCACAGATTCCCATGCAATGCACACCAAGTTACCCTGTAGTACCACAAGATCAAATGTCTGAGCATCAAAGCACCACGCAGATAGATGGCTCTCTGTCACAGCCATCTGATGGTTTTCTCCAGAATTCATCCCCACAGCCACAGCAGCAAACACTTTTTCAACAGGCCAGGGGGCTACTGACTATTCAGACATCTAGCTTTCTTCAGCAGCCACCCTCCCAAACCTCACCTCCTCAGCAGCTGTTTCAGAGTCACACACCTATTACTGACACACAGGAACCACAGACAGGGCTCTTTGGCACTTCTAAAGCTACCCAGGTCCAACCAGCTTTATTTCCCAATACAGTCACAATGCTGACAAGCACTAACTTATCTTCTGAGCAACAGGCTCCCTCAACTACCCTGTTCATTTCTCAGGGTGTACTGCATAGCCAGATAACATCCAATAATTCTCAaaatcaacaacagcaacaaatcGCTTTTCTCACTCCCATGGAAACGTCAACCTCAGCAACCCAGTCAGTGTCACTTTTTCAGGGACAACCCCAGTTGTCCACTCCAATGGAGCAGCACTCTTCCCAGTCTCAGCAAATACCAACACCTCAGCAAGCTTCCCTGTTCCAGAATATTTCTACAATATCCCAAAGTCAGGGCCAGCAGCAACCACAGCCTGGCTTACTGTTCTGTGCTACTCCTGTTAATCCTCAAgacctccctcagactctcctGTTCAGTACCCAGAACCAGGGTCCAATGGGTGGCAACCCACTGCCACAAAATATCTTTCAGGAGCAGCAACCCATGCAGGTAGTCCCAAGCCCTGGTAATATTACAGCAGACAACCCCACAAGTCAGTCTACAGTCTCCTCCTCACAGTCAACACAAAGTCCACAGATTCTTTTTCCCCAAGCCAGTGTGGTGAATGTGGCTCAGCAAGATTCAACAGAGCCTATGTCTTTTCAAGATGAGACCTCTGTTGTGGGTCACTCGTCTGCTGGTATGCCTACAACCCAGCCAGGACTCTTTCAGGACCAGCAACCTATGCAGGTTGTCCCAAGTGCTAGTAACTGTGCCTCTGTCCCTTCCACAGACCAGGGcactgttaatatttttttgccaCAGGCAGCCATTTCAGCGCTCCAAAGTGGTGTAGGCACTCAAGAGTTACCTCAGACTGCTACAGCAACTGCCATGTTTAGTGGTCAGGGTGGAGTGGCAATTGGAGGGTTGCAGAGCTCCCCGGCCACATCCAGTCAACAGAATCCAGATTCGATTTTTCAGACAGCTTTAGGGGGAACCCTCAACCAGCCTGGACAGCCAGGACAAACAGGcctatttatttttgaaatccCCACTG AATGTGGTCCGTTATTAACCCCTCCTGGTCCTACGTTGACAGACCAACTTGTCACCATGGGGCATCCTAGATCAGATCACAACCAGAACCAGCTTCAGAACAGTGCTCAGATTCATAGTTTACTAGAGCAGTCCAACAACCTCAGCGAGAAGATCGATGAACTACTAGAGCAGTTTGAGGAACAAGGGAAGACGCTTCCCAGGGACTTCTTACAACAGTAA
- the nfat5a gene encoding nuclear factor of activated T-cells 5a isoform X2, translating into MSQKSGGEAGPLPSAAVASDAVTAGVVSSSPGGHNSASSCPSMHCATSAPEQSSRLHCLPVEVLGAEPGSASGISGTGGNDGVGAAAHQTPSKRRTVLNISPPPEDLLDDSRMSCQDEVTLNPDSEQSGSIWMDDSVSNFSMLSNSSYNDNTEVPRKSRKRTPRQRPGPKPVARDESTMDVFDADSAKAPHFVLSQLGSEGKGSLKGSTLEVAGSQKGGILSTQYPQKSEGKELKILVQPETQHRARYLTEGSRGSVKDRTQQGFPTVKLEGVNEPVVLQVFVANDAGRVKPHGFYQACKVTGRNTTACKEVDIEGTTVIEVSLEPSNSMTLAVDCVGILKLRNADVEARIGVAGSKKKSTRARLAFRVNIPRPDGSVLTLQTLSSPILCTQPAGVPEILKKSLHTCSVTGGEEVFIIGKNFLKGTKVIFQEIATDDSSWQAEAEIDMELFHQNHLVVKVPPYHDLTVTSPVSVGISVLTNAGRTHDLQSFTYTPQPEKVDVPVKSELSVTAKPCTFEEQINAMQTGANSLNNTLMAPMISIVKREEVTPMEISTNSTTSNIFKPAEVLNSDPQILEITTILPTSPVPLPSVDSQQSVPPMFVPPPEPLTAIQKQDIPPTPSFQVSLSEDATVLQPVPPQVPQQFLRETPETLSPEDNSPDGTGMVVMGMESRPPPSQQPQVQNILPQDEVEQLERAVRELQEQQQLNSVIYDSNPSAENLQQHVQENMNSLRLGGNENTLTNQQQQQQEHNILQNLQHQHQKALVDLQHQQTFLKNLQQQQKVLENYQQQQQSHQKVLENLQHQKVLGDIQQQSSLVNIQHQKVLDNLQQQQQHQQNLEKLQQEQQHQEVLENLQKQLQSELLQPQIPMQCTPSYPVVPQDQMSEHQSTTQIDGSLSQPSDGFLQNSSPQPQQQTLFQQARGLLTIQTSSFLQQPPSQTSPPQQLFQSHTPITDTQEPQTGLFGTSKATQVQPALFPNTVTMLTSTNLSSEQQAPSTTLFISQGVLHSQITSNNSQNQQQQQIAFLTPMETSTSATQSVSLFQGQPQLSTPMEQHSSQSQQIPTPQQASLFQNISTISQSQGQQQPQPGLLFCATPVNPQDLPQTLLFSTQNQGPMGGNPLPQNIFQEQQPMQVVPSPGNITADNPTSQSTVSSSQSTQSPQILFPQASVVNVAQQDSTEPMSFQDETSVVGHSSAGMPTTQPGLFQDQQPMQVVPSASNCASVPSTDQGTVNIFLPQAAISALQSGVGTQELPQTATATAMFSGQGGVAIGGLQSSPATSSQQNPDSIFQTALGGTLNQPGQPGQTGLFIFEIPTECGPLLTPPGPTLTDQLVTMGHPRSDHNQNQLQNSAQIHSLLEQSNNLSEKIDELLEQFEEQGKTLPRDFLQQ; encoded by the exons ATGAGCCAGAAGAGTGGTGGAGAGGCAGGCCCTCTTCCCTCTGCTGCAGTGGCTTCAG ATGCAGTCACTGCCGGTGTTGTTTCATCCTCCCCTGGAGGGCACAACAGTGCTTCTTCCTGTCCCAGCATGCACTGTGCTACTTCAGCTCCAGAGCAGTCTTCCAGGCTCCACTGTCTCCCTGTCGAGGTTCTGGGAGCGGAGCCTGGTTCAGCTTCTGGTATCAGTGGGACTGGTGGGAATGATGGTGTCGGAGCAGCGGCCCATCAGACACCCTCAAAGCGACGCACTGTACTTAACATCTCTCCACCGCCAGAAGACCTGCTTGACGACAGCCGCATGTCCTGCCAGGATGAGGTAACACTCAACCCAGACTCTGAGCAGAGCGGCAGCATATGGATGGACGACTCCGTTTCAAACTTTAGCATGCTGAGCAACAGTTCGTACAATGACAACACTGAGGTTCCTCGGAAATCCCGTAAGCGAACTCCCCGCCAGAGGCCAGGCCCGAAGCCTGTGGCCAGAGATGAATCAACCATGGATGTGTTTGATGCTGACAGCGCTAAAGCTCCACACTTTGTACTTTCACAACTTGGCTCTGAAGGAAAGGGCAGTCTCAAAGGGAG CACCCTGGAGGTGGCTGGCAGTCAGAAAGGTGGAATTCTTTCAACACAGTATCCGCAAAAGAGTGAGGGGAAAGAACTAAAGATTCTAGTACAGCCTGAGACACAACACCGAGCACGATACCTTACAGAGGGCAGCAGAGGATCCGTCAAAGACCGCACACAGCAAGGCTTCCCCACAGTCAAA TTAGAGGGTGTGAATGAACCAGTTGTTCTCCAAGTGTTTGTGGCTAATGATGCTGGACGTGTAAAGCCTCATGGCTTCTATCAAGCATGTAAAGTGACTGGACGTAACACGACGGCCTGTAAAGAGGTGGATATCGAAGGGACCACAGTTATTGAAGTGAGCCTTGAGCCGAGCAACTCCATGACTTTAGC AGTGGACTGTGTTGGGATATTGAAATTGAGGAATGCAGATGTTGAAGCCCGAATAGGAGTGGCTGGCTCTAAAAAGAAAAGTACCCGGGCTCGTTTAGCATTCAGAGTTAACATCCCCAGACCGGATGGCTCTGTCCTCACCCTGCAGACCCTTTCTTCGCCAATCCTCTGTA CCCAACCTGCTGGAGTGCCTGAAATTCTCAAAAAGAGTCTTCATACCTGCTCAGTGACTGGAGGAGAAGAAGTCTTCATTATTGGCAAGAACTTCCTTAAGGGAACCAAAGTTATTTTTCAGGAAATTGCCACAG ATGATAGCTCGTGGCAGGCTGAAGCAGAGATTGACATGGAACTTTTCCATCAA AATCACCTAGTTGTAAAGGTGCCTCCTTATCATGACCTGACAGTGACCTCACCTGTATCAGTTGGAATCTCTGTGTTGACAAATGCAGGAAGAACACATGACCTACAGTCTTTCACCTATACTCCTCAGCCAG AAAAAGTTGATGTTCCAGTGAAGTCAGAATTGTCAGTAACAGCCAAGCCTTGCACTTTTGAAGAGCAGATAAATG CAATGCAAACTGGCGCCAACAGTCTTAACAATACCTTGATGGCCCCAATGATATCCATAGTCAAAAGGGAAGAAGTAACCCCAATGGAAATCTCTACCAATTCTACGACATCTAACATTTTTAAG CCTGCAGAGGTCCTTAATTCAGACCCACAGATTTTGGAAATTACCACCATACTTCCTACTAGCCCTGTGCCTCTGCCATCTGTTGACTCTCAACAGTCAGTGCCCCCAATGTTTGTACCTCCTCCAGAACCCCTTACAGCAATTCAGAAACAGGATATACCCCCTACGCCTTCCTTTCAAGTCTCCTTGTCAGAAGACGCCACTGTTCTTCAGCCCGTGCCCCCACAGGTCCCTCAGCAGTTCTTGAGGGAAACCCCTGAGACTTTGTCACCAGAAGACAACAGTCCAGATGGCACAGGAATGGTGGTAATGGGGATGGAGTCTAGGCCTCCCCCTTCCCAGCAACCCCAGGTCCAGAACATTTTGCCTCAAGATGAGGTAGAACAGCTGGAAAGAGCTGTTAGGGAGTTgcaagaacaacagcaacttAATTCTGTGATTTATGATTCAAACCCTTCTGCTGAAAACCTCCAGCAACATGTCCAGGAAAACATGAACAGTTTAAGGCTGGGTGGCAACGAGAACACTTTGACCaatcaacagcagcagcaacaagaACATAATATATTACAGAATCTGCAGCATCAGCATCAAAAAGCTCTAGTTGATCTGCAGCATCAACAAACATTCTTGAAGAATCTGCAACAGCAACAAAAGGTCTTGGAGAACTATCAGCAACAGCAACAGTCACATCAGAAAGTTCTGGAAAACCTGCAGCACCAGAAGGTTCTTGGGGATATTCAGCAACAAAGCTCTTTGGTGAATATTCAGCATCAGAAAGTACTTGATAATctgcaacagcaacaacagcatcAGCAGAATCTAGAAAAACTTCAGCAAGAGCAACAACATCAAGAGGTCTTGGAAAACTTGCAGAAACAGTTACAATCAGAACTCTTACAGCCACAGATTCCCATGCAATGCACACCAAGTTACCCTGTAGTACCACAAGATCAAATGTCTGAGCATCAAAGCACCACGCAGATAGATGGCTCTCTGTCACAGCCATCTGATGGTTTTCTCCAGAATTCATCCCCACAGCCACAGCAGCAAACACTTTTTCAACAGGCCAGGGGGCTACTGACTATTCAGACATCTAGCTTTCTTCAGCAGCCACCCTCCCAAACCTCACCTCCTCAGCAGCTGTTTCAGAGTCACACACCTATTACTGACACACAGGAACCACAGACAGGGCTCTTTGGCACTTCTAAAGCTACCCAGGTCCAACCAGCTTTATTTCCCAATACAGTCACAATGCTGACAAGCACTAACTTATCTTCTGAGCAACAGGCTCCCTCAACTACCCTGTTCATTTCTCAGGGTGTACTGCATAGCCAGATAACATCCAATAATTCTCAaaatcaacaacagcaacaaatcGCTTTTCTCACTCCCATGGAAACGTCAACCTCAGCAACCCAGTCAGTGTCACTTTTTCAGGGACAACCCCAGTTGTCCACTCCAATGGAGCAGCACTCTTCCCAGTCTCAGCAAATACCAACACCTCAGCAAGCTTCCCTGTTCCAGAATATTTCTACAATATCCCAAAGTCAGGGCCAGCAGCAACCACAGCCTGGCTTACTGTTCTGTGCTACTCCTGTTAATCCTCAAgacctccctcagactctcctGTTCAGTACCCAGAACCAGGGTCCAATGGGTGGCAACCCACTGCCACAAAATATCTTTCAGGAGCAGCAACCCATGCAGGTAGTCCCAAGCCCTGGTAATATTACAGCAGACAACCCCACAAGTCAGTCTACAGTCTCCTCCTCACAGTCAACACAAAGTCCACAGATTCTTTTTCCCCAAGCCAGTGTGGTGAATGTGGCTCAGCAAGATTCAACAGAGCCTATGTCTTTTCAAGATGAGACCTCTGTTGTGGGTCACTCGTCTGCTGGTATGCCTACAACCCAGCCAGGACTCTTTCAGGACCAGCAACCTATGCAGGTTGTCCCAAGTGCTAGTAACTGTGCCTCTGTCCCTTCCACAGACCAGGGcactgttaatatttttttgccaCAGGCAGCCATTTCAGCGCTCCAAAGTGGTGTAGGCACTCAAGAGTTACCTCAGACTGCTACAGCAACTGCCATGTTTAGTGGTCAGGGTGGAGTGGCAATTGGAGGGTTGCAGAGCTCCCCGGCCACATCCAGTCAACAGAATCCAGATTCGATTTTTCAGACAGCTTTAGGGGGAACCCTCAACCAGCCTGGACAGCCAGGACAAACAGGcctatttatttttgaaatccCCACTG AATGTGGTCCGTTATTAACCCCTCCTGGTCCTACGTTGACAGACCAACTTGTCACCATGGGGCATCCTAGATCAGATCACAACCAGAACCAGCTTCAGAACAGTGCTCAGATTCATAGTTTACTAGAGCAGTCCAACAACCTCAGCGAGAAGATCGATGAACTACTAGAGCAGTTTGAGGAACAAGGGAAGACGCTTCCCAGGGACTTCTTACAACAGTAA